In the genome of Synergistes jonesii, one region contains:
- a CDS encoding BCCT family transporter, whose translation MKEQKSKLKLQVMSVTTILFIVMLGLVLYDKERFYYVLNNLVMNFLMTNVGWAVSLVMLFCVFICVFIIVTPLGNIKLGGPNAQPKFSYMQWFGISLCTGIGAGVVFWGAAEPLLFAMEPAPSTGFAAGSNEAVLWSMLHCFLQWGFTPYASCVVMGVILSYAILNMNAPFKASSCLVPMFGREVVNSRWCDAFDAISAFALTGAVAGGLGYGAMQLSAGVKAFAGIQPNMTIYACVIIFMFLCYNASALSGLRRGITWLSNNNTQLFFLMLLFVLIFGPTGYIFNLFTESLGEYMNSFFSASLFTAPYPDSGLWPQNWDMYWWVDWMAYAPLLGLFMVRVAYGRTLREFVLIEWLFPALFGIVWFSVFGGTILHAQLFDHVDFYSLYKSDGAEALTLSMFNVLPLTKMGKIIMLAVITISLVTQCDSMTVTLASMSWEGSDAKSEAPVFLKLFWGILFAVIALIFTVLGGINGVKTIKSFCGIPLTFLCLFTMIGFLRYMTKRPREVNRDFVYEAEVATAPDNGEPVAPKSRFLGRFGW comes from the coding sequence ATGAAAGAACAGAAATCCAAACTCAAGCTACAAGTTATGTCGGTAACTACAATTTTATTCATTGTAATGCTCGGGCTGGTCTTGTATGACAAGGAACGTTTCTATTACGTCCTGAACAACCTCGTAATGAACTTCCTGATGACGAACGTGGGCTGGGCCGTCAGCTTAGTCATGCTATTCTGCGTGTTCATATGTGTGTTTATCATAGTCACGCCTCTTGGAAATATCAAGCTCGGCGGGCCGAACGCACAGCCTAAATTCAGCTATATGCAGTGGTTCGGTATTTCGCTCTGTACAGGCATCGGAGCCGGAGTCGTCTTCTGGGGAGCGGCGGAGCCTCTTCTCTTCGCTATGGAGCCAGCGCCGAGCACCGGCTTTGCCGCAGGAAGCAACGAAGCCGTTCTCTGGAGCATGTTGCACTGCTTCCTGCAGTGGGGCTTCACTCCTTACGCCAGCTGCGTCGTTATGGGGGTTATATTGAGCTACGCCATACTTAACATGAACGCCCCGTTCAAAGCCAGCTCCTGCCTAGTCCCGATGTTTGGCAGGGAAGTGGTAAACAGCCGCTGGTGCGACGCGTTCGACGCCATCTCCGCCTTTGCGCTCACTGGAGCGGTTGCCGGAGGTCTCGGTTACGGGGCCATGCAGCTCTCCGCCGGAGTCAAGGCTTTTGCCGGCATTCAGCCGAATATGACGATCTACGCATGCGTCATAATCTTCATGTTTCTGTGCTACAACGCTTCGGCTTTAAGCGGTCTGCGCCGCGGCATCACCTGGCTGTCGAACAACAATACGCAGCTGTTCTTCCTTATGCTGCTCTTCGTGCTTATCTTTGGCCCTACGGGCTACATCTTCAACCTCTTCACTGAAAGTCTCGGCGAGTATATGAACTCGTTCTTCTCGGCCAGCCTTTTCACCGCCCCGTACCCCGACAGTGGTCTGTGGCCGCAGAACTGGGACATGTATTGGTGGGTCGACTGGATGGCCTACGCCCCTCTGCTCGGCCTATTCATGGTGCGCGTTGCCTACGGCCGTACGCTGCGCGAGTTCGTCCTCATCGAATGGTTGTTCCCCGCCCTGTTCGGTATAGTGTGGTTCTCGGTCTTCGGCGGGACGATCCTGCATGCTCAGCTATTCGACCATGTGGATTTCTACAGCCTTTACAAATCTGACGGCGCGGAAGCGCTGACGCTGTCGATGTTCAATGTTCTACCTCTGACGAAAATGGGGAAGATCATAATGCTCGCCGTCATCACTATATCGCTAGTCACGCAGTGCGACTCCATGACGGTCACTCTTGCTTCCATGAGCTGGGAGGGCAGCGATGCAAAATCCGAAGCTCCTGTTTTCCTCAAGCTCTTCTGGGGTATCCTCTTCGCGGTCATAGCGCTGATCTTCACGGTGCTCGGAGGCATTAACGGAGTCAAGACGATCAAGTCGTTCTGCGGAATACCTCTCACGTTCCTTTGCCTGTTCACGATGATCGGTTTCCTACGCTATATGACGAAGCGCCCGCGCGAGGTCAATAGAGACTTCGTCTACGAAGCGGAGGTTGCTACAGCTCCGGACAACGGCGAGCCCGTGGCTCCCAAGAGCCGGTTCCTCGGCAGGTTTGGCTGGTAG